The following proteins are co-located in the Micromonospora coriariae genome:
- a CDS encoding AAA family ATPase: MRPMRLDMAGFTVFRDETTVDFTDADFFALIGPTGSGKSTVLDAICFALYGTVPRWGGTRGLANALAPSATEARVRLVFESGGARYVATRVVRRDGRGNVKTANAGLQLMPANFDVTKLDTGLSPEDLGEVVAGTPAEMEQAVLEAVGLPYEQFTSCVVLPQGQFADFLHAKPATRQQILVNLLGLGVYEDVQKRATARAAQAEARLDAVDQVLAGLTGVDDEALAEADARVDRMTELAAAVTAAVPELAAARAAAREAAAALTALDDELSVLTGVRAPGGVAEVALAVTTARADAEAAATGVSLAEEREEKLRGELAGAGDESALRMLLRAYDDRDRLTGEAETVRATVTAANDEHAAAVAALAAARADAERAEAELEAAFRAHEEAKATDLAVSLRVHLHPGAACPVCEQPVAEVPAVPADSAVAAATAAGKAARAATKAAQAVVQQRDAAARDLERLLVQARARQEQLDARLAELAGQLSGAAEPAVLRRELAEHARLRRALEEAATAVRAGRDAARQARAGVDAAEERLRAAWRGFDTTRDGLARFGPPATDRDDVAAAWAALTGWAATEADRRRADRAGRAAVVAEAEAAADVVQRSIAGIFAAADVPVADDPVRAATVAVERAEADRRRLRERREQAGTLREQRAGHEREAQVARALAGHLRANNFERWLLAEALDLLVDGASGILRELSGGQYELVHDKGEFFVVDHHDAGLRRGVRTLSGGETFQASLALALALSEQLAGMSTTAASLESIVLDEGFGTLDAATLDTVAATLENLAARGDRMVGVVTHVPALAERIPVRFEVRKDARSARVERTGR, translated from the coding sequence ATGCGTCCGATGCGGCTGGACATGGCCGGGTTCACGGTCTTCCGGGACGAGACGACCGTCGACTTCACCGACGCCGACTTCTTCGCCCTGATCGGCCCGACCGGCTCGGGCAAGTCCACAGTGCTGGACGCCATCTGTTTCGCCCTCTACGGCACGGTGCCCCGCTGGGGTGGCACCCGGGGGTTGGCGAACGCGCTGGCGCCGTCGGCGACCGAGGCGCGGGTCCGGCTGGTCTTCGAGTCCGGGGGCGCGCGGTACGTGGCCACCCGGGTGGTGCGCCGGGACGGCCGGGGCAACGTCAAGACCGCGAACGCCGGGTTGCAGCTGATGCCGGCCAACTTCGACGTGACCAAGCTGGACACCGGCCTGAGCCCGGAGGACCTCGGCGAGGTGGTGGCCGGCACCCCCGCCGAGATGGAGCAGGCGGTCCTGGAGGCGGTCGGGCTGCCGTACGAGCAGTTCACCAGCTGTGTGGTGCTGCCGCAGGGGCAGTTCGCCGATTTCCTGCACGCGAAGCCGGCGACCCGGCAGCAGATCCTGGTCAACCTGCTCGGCCTCGGCGTCTACGAGGACGTGCAGAAGCGCGCGACGGCGCGCGCGGCGCAGGCGGAGGCCCGGCTGGACGCGGTCGACCAGGTGCTCGCCGGGCTGACCGGCGTGGACGACGAGGCGCTGGCCGAGGCCGACGCCCGGGTCGACCGGATGACCGAGCTGGCCGCCGCGGTGACCGCGGCCGTGCCGGAGCTGGCGGCGGCCCGGGCCGCCGCGCGCGAGGCGGCGGCGGCGCTGACCGCCCTCGACGACGAGCTCAGCGTGCTGACCGGGGTGCGCGCGCCGGGCGGCGTGGCCGAGGTGGCCCTGGCCGTGACCACGGCACGGGCCGACGCCGAGGCGGCGGCCACCGGCGTCTCGCTGGCCGAGGAGCGGGAGGAGAAGCTGCGCGGCGAGCTGGCCGGCGCCGGGGACGAGAGCGCTCTGCGGATGCTGCTGCGGGCGTACGACGACCGCGACCGGTTGACCGGCGAGGCCGAGACGGTCCGCGCGACGGTGACCGCGGCGAACGACGAACACGCCGCGGCGGTGGCGGCGCTGGCGGCCGCCCGCGCCGACGCCGAGCGGGCCGAGGCCGAGCTGGAGGCGGCCTTCCGGGCGCACGAGGAGGCGAAGGCCACCGACCTGGCGGTCAGCCTGCGGGTGCACCTGCATCCCGGCGCCGCCTGCCCGGTCTGTGAGCAGCCGGTGGCCGAGGTGCCGGCGGTGCCGGCCGACTCGGCGGTGGCCGCCGCGACGGCGGCCGGCAAGGCGGCACGGGCCGCCACCAAGGCCGCCCAGGCGGTCGTGCAGCAGCGGGACGCGGCGGCGCGCGACCTGGAGCGCCTGCTGGTGCAGGCCCGGGCTCGGCAGGAGCAGTTGGACGCCCGGTTGGCCGAGCTGGCCGGGCAGCTCTCCGGGGCGGCCGAGCCGGCCGTGTTGCGCCGGGAGTTGGCCGAGCATGCCCGACTGCGACGCGCGCTGGAGGAGGCGGCGACCGCCGTCCGGGCCGGCCGGGACGCCGCCCGCCAGGCCCGCGCCGGGGTGGACGCCGCCGAGGAGCGGCTGCGGGCGGCTTGGCGGGGCTTCGACACCACTCGGGACGGGCTGGCCCGGTTCGGTCCCCCCGCAACCGACCGGGATGACGTCGCCGCCGCGTGGGCGGCGTTGACCGGCTGGGCGGCCACCGAGGCGGACCGGCGCCGCGCCGACCGGGCCGGCCGGGCCGCAGTGGTCGCCGAGGCCGAGGCTGCGGCCGACGTGGTGCAGCGGAGCATCGCCGGCATCTTCGCCGCCGCCGACGTACCGGTCGCGGACGACCCGGTGCGCGCCGCTACCGTGGCGGTGGAGCGGGCCGAGGCCGACCGCCGCCGGCTACGGGAACGCCGCGAGCAGGCCGGGACGCTGCGCGAGCAGCGCGCCGGTCACGAGCGGGAGGCTCAGGTGGCCCGCGCGCTGGCCGGGCATCTGCGGGCCAACAACTTCGAACGGTGGCTGCTGGCCGAGGCGTTGGACCTGCTGGTCGACGGCGCGTCGGGGATCCTGCGGGAGCTCTCCGGCGGGCAGTACGAGCTGGTGCACGACAAGGGTGAGTTCTTCGTGGTCGACCACCACGATGCCGGGCTGCGCCGGGGCGTGCGCACGCTCTCCGGCGGCGAGACGTTCCAGGCGTCGCTGGCGTTGGCGCTCGCGCTCTCCGAGCAGTTGGCCGGGATGTCGACCACTGCGGCGAGCCTGGAGTCGATCGTCCTGGACGAGGGCTTCGGCACGCTGGACGCGGCGACCCTGGACACGGTGGCGGCCACCCTGGAGAACCTGGCCGCCCGGGGCGACCGGATGGTCGGCGTGGTCACCCACGTGCCGGCGCTGGCCGAACGGATCCCGGTCCGTTTCGAGGTGCGCAAGGATGCCCGTTCGGCGCGCGTGGAACGGACCGGCCGGTGA